Proteins from a genomic interval of Asterias rubens chromosome 16, eAstRub1.3, whole genome shotgun sequence:
- the LOC117301080 gene encoding agglutinin-like protein 7, translating into MNNFITQKSFIPISYTGVKKPTTLGQLPGKIPSITLTSETVSSGNVFSITLTSETVSSGNVFSITLTSETVSSGNVFSITLTSETVSSGNVFSITLTSETVSSGNVFSITLTSETVSSGNVFSITLTSETVSSGNVFSITLTSETVSSGNVFSITLTSETVSSGNVFSITLTSETVSSGNVFSITLTSETVSSGNVFSITLTSETVSSGNVFSITLTSETVSSGNVFSITLTSETVSSGNVFSITLTSETVSSGNVFSITLTSETVSSGNVFSITLTSETVSSGNVFSITLTSETVSSGNVFSITLTSETVSSGNVFSITLTSETVSSGNVFSITLTSETVSSGNVFSITLTSETVSSGNVFSITLTSETVSSGNVFSITLTSETVSSGNVFSITLTSETVSSGNVFSITLTSETVSSGNVFSDRLGFVVLPKENQNVLSVLSSLTGLARLAESCMSNSTSLVCFLH; encoded by the exons ATGAACAACTTCATCACTCAGAAGTCATTTATTCCGATCTCCTACACT GGTGTCAAGAAACCGACCACCCTCGGTCAGTTACCCGGCAAAATTCCATCAATTACACTGACCAGCGAAACTGTCAGCAGTGGCAATGTGTTTTCAATTACACTGACCAGCGAAACTGTCAGCAGTGGCAATGTGTTTTCAATTACACTGACCAGCGAAACTGTCAGCAGTGGCAATGTGTTTTCAATTACACTGACCAGCGAAACTGTCAGCAGTGGCAATGTGTTTTCAATTACACTGACCAGCGAAACTGTCAGCAGTGGCAATGTGTTTTCAATTACACTGACCAGCGAAACTGTCAGCAGTGGCAATGTGTTTTCAATTACACTGACCAGCGAAACTGTCAGCAGTGGCAATGTGTTTTCAATTACACTGACCAGCGAAACTGTCAGCAGTGGCAATGTGTTTTCAATTACACTGACCAGCGAAACTGTCAGCAGTGGCAATGTGTTTTCAATTACACTGACCAGCGAAACTGTCAGCAGTGGCAATGTGTTTTCAATTACACTGACCAGCGAAACTGTCAGCAGTGGCAATGTGTTTTCAATTACACTGACCAGCGAAACTGTCAGCAGTGGCAATGTGTTTTCAATTACACTGACCAGCGAAACTGTCAGCAGTGGCAATGTGTTTTCAATTACACTGACTAGCGAAACTGTCAGCAGTGGCAATGTGTTTTCAATTACACTGACCAGCGAAACTGTCAGCAGTGGCAATGTGTTTTCAATTACACTGACCAGCGAAACTGTCAGCAGTGGCAATGTGTTTTCAATTACACTGACCAGCGAAACTGTCAGCAGTGGCAATGTGTTTTCAATTACACTGACCAGCGAAACTGTCAGCAGTGGCAATGTGTTTTCAATTACACTGACCAGCGAAACTGTCAGCAGTGGCAATGTGTTTTCAATTACACTGACTAGCGAAACTGTCAGCAGTGGCAATGTGTTTTCAATTACACTGACCAGCGAAACTGTCAGCAGTGGCAATGTGTTTTCAATTACACTGACCAGCGAAACTGTCAGCAGTGGCAATGTGTTTTCAATTACACTGACCAGCGAAACTGTCAGCAGTGGCAATGTGTTTTCAATTACACTGACCAGCGAAACTGTCAGCAGTGGCAATGTGTTTTCAATTACACTGACCAGCGAAACTGTCAGCAGTGGCAATGTGTTTTCAATTACACTGACCAGCGAAACTGTCAGCAGTGGCAATGTGTTTTCTGATCGTCTTGGCTTTGTGGTCTTaccaaaagaaaaccaaaacgtCCTTAGTGTACTTTCTTCATTGACAGGTTTAGCTCGTTTAGCTGAATCTTGCATGTCAAACAGTACGTCCTTAGTGTGCTTTCTTCATTGA
- the LOC117300622 gene encoding BAG family molecular chaperone regulator 3-like produces the protein MSKHRVFSEGLFSSSNRPITIDDPLPDGWEMLIDPESQFPFFVDHRNHRTSWKDPRRVKALQAFMDSAIGGDNFFKSSFESQNPFFQSRLDPGWGSSQPAGFSRSPMGSPSMQRHSNIRRSTSPQPAGRSTPTLDSQMNRMHAQDAARAFMEGSMPGQQQQVYSSSPRRNDGFSSRQHAPDQGRRAHHEESYSKPERDYSSEGERVYNIPIRVEGRDYLNRPSNSRPGVYQEPGHSREEYARSPPQGIPKSAPGNNYEHDPQRHSRQEYRYQQDQPQSQSEPHQDPQVTPLTNVQQQSSNQDTKSQDVKDSQEKQGQKSPSEKPTTEKKTDGLEERGETKQPTENLKDPPEESKPDPPQIMRIQNILKKILAICQEVEDFHGRRGTKDYLRIEEMLMRQMIELDNIDTMGDERIRGQRRMAVVTAQTLLSRLEKKALPADF, from the exons ATGTCAAAGCATCGTGTTTTTTCAGAGGGTCTGTTTAGTAGTTCTAATCGACCAATAACTATTGACGATCCGTTACCAGACGGCTGGGAAATGTTGATTGATCCAGAATCTCAATTTCCATTTTTCGTGGATCATCGAAATCACAGGACGAGTTGGAAAGATCCAAGGCGCGTCAAAGCGCTACAG GCCTTTATGGATTCAGCTATTGGAGGAGACAATTTCTTCAAAAGTTCATTTGAAAGTCAGAATCCATTTTTTCAAAGTCGGTTGGATCCAGGATGGGGTTCCAGTCAGCCAGCGGGATTTAGCCGTAGCCCCATGGGAAGCCCCTCAATGCAACGTCATTCTAATATCAGACGCTCTACAAGCCCTCAGCCTGCTGGGCGGTCTACCCCAACGCTAGACAGTCAGATGAATAGAATGCATGCCCAAGATGCTGCTCGAGCCTTCATGGAAGGTAGCATGCCTGGGCAACAGCAACAGGTGTATTCATCAAGTCCAAGAAGAAACGATGGATTCTCATCTCGTCAGCATGCCCCTGATCAAGGCAGACGAGCCCACCATGAAGAGAGTTATTCTAAACCAGAACGTGACTATAGTTCAGAAGGAGAGAGAGTTTACAATATACCAATCAGAGTAGAAGGGAGAGATTATTTAAACAGGCCGTCAAATTCACGACCTGGTGTATATCAAGAGCCGGGTCATAGTAGAGAGGAGTACGCAAGATCACCGCCTCAAGGAATTCCTAAATCTGCTCCTGGTAACAATTATGAGCATGATCCCCAAAGACATTCCAGGCAGGAGTATCGATACCAACAAGATCAGCCGCAGTCTCAATCAGAGCCGCATCAAGACCCTCAGGTAACACCTTTAACGAATGTACAACAACAAAGCAGCAACCAAGATACTAAGAGTCAAGATGTTAAAGATTCTCAAGAGAAGCAAGGCCAGAAATCACCATCTGAGAAGCCAACCACTGAGAAGAAAACTGACGGATTGGAGGAGAGGGGTGAAACGAAACAACCGACAGAGAATCTAAAAGATCCTCCAGAAGAATCCAAACCAGATCCTCCTCAAATTATGCGCATCCAAAACATCCTTAAGAAAATCTTGGCAATCTGTCAAGAAGTTGAGGACTTCCATGGTCGTCGTGGCACCAAGGATTACCTTCGGATTGAGGAGATGTTGATGAGACAAATGATTGAGTTGGATAATATTGACACTATGGGAGATGAACGTATCCGTGGTCAACGCAGAATGGCTGTTGTGACGGCACAGACTTTGTTATCAAGATTAGAGAAGAAGGCACTACCTGCTGATTTTTAG
- the LOC117300915 gene encoding coiled-coil domain-containing protein 127-like, giving the protein MEENNLNIPPTEEPIARRISRIASQLMPLLLPASTFFIGWLAERRVSIQLSQLSEKQEQHKKEAETQVNNAAAPRGPLEQTSDRMTSFQRKLAIEDIQRQEELVTERMMLELDDLRPLLKERQQIFCNMFTSRENRFPVEKELKDLTYSKSYDKELGLYKGMQDILRNDKHCGDVNHDGGKQGCLMWVYMDFWKAQIQLMKYKNICDRVKKLDET; this is encoded by the exons ATGGAGGAGAATAATCTAAACATCCCCCCAACTGAAGAACCAATCGCAAGGAGGATCAGTCGCATTGCCTCACAGCTCATGCCACTTCTACTTCCTGCATCCACTTTTTTTATTG GTTGGTTAGCTGAGCGACGGGTATCCATTCAATTATCTCAACTTTCTGAGAAGCAAGAGCAACACAAAAAGGAGGCAGAAACTCAAGTAAACAACGCTGCTGCACCAAGGGGGCCATTGGAGCAAACTAGCGATAGAATGACATCGTTCCAAAGGAAACTTGCAATTGAGGACATTCAGAGACAAGAAGAACTCGTCACTGAGAGGATGATGCTAGAGTTAGATGACCTCCGACCCTTACTCAAAGAGCGACAACAGATTTTCTGCAATATGTTCACAAGTCGGGAGAACCGTTTTCCAGTTGAGAAAGAGCTGAAAGATTTAACATACTCTAAGTCTTATGATAAGGAACTAGGTTTGTATAAAGGAATGCAGGATATTCTAAGGAATGATAAACATTGTGGAGATGTAAATCATGACGGAGGAAAACAAGGATGTTTAATGTGGGTTTACATGGACTTCTGGAAAGCTCAAATTCAACTTATGAAATATAAGAATATTTGTGACCGAGTGAAGAAACTAGATGAAACATAA